A part of Larkinella insperata genomic DNA contains:
- a CDS encoding WecB/TagA/CpsF family glycosyltransferase: MSLTSKKRATVISLNLSLGNYQQFQEEIITAAKARQAGSVCFANVHMTIEAKFNSGIAEAVNGADWVLCDGVPLLWSLQWLYGVKQNRATGLDMLPDLLQTAEKTGVSVFFYGSTPEILQQTTDVCRVKHPKLSIAGTLSPPFRPLTPEEDEQVIKQITKSGAGLVFVSLGCPKQEMWMAKMRGRIPAVLLGIGGALPVLAGDVKRSPEWMQRAGLEWLFRFVMEPRRLFKRYAVTNSLYTWYLVRQLVRSNQDQKYGVPIQF; this comes from the coding sequence ATGTCACTAACCTCGAAAAAAAGGGCGACAGTTATAAGCCTGAATCTTTCTCTAGGTAACTATCAGCAATTTCAGGAAGAAATTATCACAGCGGCAAAGGCAAGACAGGCGGGTTCCGTCTGTTTTGCCAATGTGCATATGACCATCGAGGCAAAGTTCAATTCGGGCATTGCAGAAGCTGTGAATGGAGCCGACTGGGTTCTATGTGATGGAGTACCTCTTCTATGGAGTTTACAATGGCTTTATGGTGTAAAACAGAACCGGGCCACAGGATTGGATATGTTGCCGGATTTGTTGCAAACTGCCGAAAAGACAGGGGTATCTGTTTTCTTTTATGGGTCAACCCCTGAAATTCTGCAGCAAACAACTGACGTATGCCGTGTGAAACATCCAAAGTTAAGCATTGCTGGAACCTTGTCTCCTCCTTTCAGACCGCTTACTCCGGAAGAAGATGAGCAGGTGATTAAACAAATCACCAAATCGGGAGCTGGATTGGTATTTGTATCACTTGGATGCCCCAAGCAAGAAATGTGGATGGCAAAAATGCGGGGTCGGATTCCTGCGGTATTGTTAGGGATTGGCGGAGCTTTACCGGTACTGGCTGGTGATGTAAAACGATCTCCGGAATGGATGCAACGTGCGGGTTTGGAATGGCTGTTTCGGTTCGTCATGGAACCCCGGCGTCTATTCAAACGGTATGCAGTTACCAATAGTTTGTACACGTGGTATCTTGTAAGACAGTTGGTAAGAAGTAATCAAGATCAGAAATATGGTGTCCCTATACAGTTTTAG
- a CDS encoding pentapeptide repeat-containing protein, with the protein MKTLLTALMLAATALLPSWAQRTVTAKEILDKINRRETVSYENATITGDLDLTELDNKRRVSDNRWATNEAYESVVETPITFRNCTFRGAFLAYKNLEPVRLKGNGILYATHFNEAVTFENCKFEQESEFKYSDFKQRALYTGSSFRKEANFKYARFRAAADFADVRFGALANFKYTAFKEDIAFRKARFEEYADFKYTKFDEGATFQNARFNGMADFKYTRLPRNSSFEDTVFDGPADFKYATLNGRKFSPALR; encoded by the coding sequence ATGAAAACTCTACTGACTGCCCTGATGCTGGCTGCGACTGCTCTTCTGCCCTCCTGGGCGCAACGCACCGTTACCGCCAAAGAGATTCTGGACAAAATCAACCGCCGTGAAACGGTTTCGTATGAAAACGCAACCATCACCGGCGACCTTGACCTAACCGAACTGGACAACAAAAGACGGGTGAGCGACAACCGCTGGGCCACCAACGAAGCCTATGAAAGCGTCGTTGAAACCCCCATCACGTTTCGGAACTGCACCTTCAGGGGGGCCTTTCTGGCTTATAAAAATCTTGAACCCGTACGGCTAAAAGGCAATGGTATCCTTTATGCAACCCACTTTAACGAAGCCGTAACGTTTGAAAACTGTAAGTTCGAGCAGGAATCGGAGTTCAAATACTCTGATTTTAAACAACGGGCACTGTACACCGGCTCCAGCTTCCGGAAAGAAGCCAATTTTAAGTATGCCAGATTCCGGGCAGCCGCAGACTTCGCAGACGTTCGTTTTGGAGCATTGGCTAACTTTAAATACACGGCCTTTAAGGAAGATATTGCCTTCCGTAAAGCGCGGTTTGAGGAATACGCCGATTTCAAATACACAAAATTCGACGAGGGGGCTACTTTCCAAAACGCACGCTTCAACGGCATGGCGGATTTCAAATATACCCGTCTACCGCGCAATTCCAGCTTCGAAGACACGGTTTTCGACGGTCCGGCCGACTTCAAATACGCAACGCTCAACGGTCGAAAATTTTCGCCAGCCCTCCGGTAG
- the fcl gene encoding GDP-L-fucose synthase yields the protein MNQDAKIYVAGHRGMVGSALVRNLQRRGYQNLVTRTSAELDLRNQAAVADFFADQRPDYVLLAAAKVGGIWANNRYRADFLYDNLLIEANIIHSAYQFGVQKLLFLGSSCIYPKLAPQPLKEDYLLSGYLEATNEPYAIAKIAGIKLCEAYRSQYGCNFISAMPTNLYGPNDNYDLNGSHVLPALIRKFHEAKLHGEPVVEVWGTGSPRREFLHADDLADACVFLMEGYNEELFVNIGTGQDVTIRELAELVKQTVGFEGELRWNPDKPDGTPRKLMDVSRLHHLGWQHRIDLSAGIAATYQDFLANQEVYV from the coding sequence GTGAATCAAGACGCAAAAATCTACGTAGCGGGTCACCGGGGCATGGTGGGCTCCGCGCTGGTGCGCAACTTGCAACGCCGAGGCTACCAGAACCTGGTCACCCGCACCTCGGCCGAGCTGGACCTGCGCAACCAGGCAGCCGTCGCCGACTTCTTTGCCGACCAACGGCCCGACTACGTGCTGCTGGCAGCGGCCAAAGTGGGCGGCATCTGGGCCAACAACCGCTACCGGGCCGACTTTTTGTATGACAACCTGCTGATTGAGGCTAACATCATCCACAGCGCCTACCAGTTTGGGGTCCAGAAACTGCTGTTTCTGGGCTCCTCCTGCATCTACCCCAAGCTGGCCCCCCAGCCCCTGAAGGAAGACTACCTGCTGAGCGGCTACCTGGAAGCCACCAACGAGCCCTACGCCATCGCCAAGATTGCCGGCATCAAGCTCTGTGAAGCCTACCGCAGCCAGTACGGCTGCAACTTCATCTCGGCCATGCCCACCAACCTCTACGGCCCCAACGACAACTACGATCTGAACGGTTCGCACGTCTTGCCGGCGCTGATCCGCAAGTTTCACGAGGCTAAACTCCACGGCGAGCCGGTGGTGGAAGTGTGGGGCACGGGCTCCCCGCGCCGGGAGTTTCTGCACGCCGATGACCTGGCCGACGCCTGCGTGTTCCTGATGGAAGGCTACAACGAGGAGCTGTTTGTCAACATCGGCACCGGCCAGGATGTGACGATCCGGGAGCTGGCCGAACTGGTCAAACAGACCGTGGGCTTCGAAGGAGAACTGCGCTGGAATCCGGACAAACCCGATGGCACGCCCCGCAAGTTGATGGATGTGTCGCGGCTGCACCACCTGGGCTGGCAGCACCGCATCGACCTGTCAGCAGGCATTGCCGCTACCTACCAGGATTTCCTGGCTAACCAGGAGGTATACGTTTAG
- the gmd gene encoding GDP-mannose 4,6-dehydratase, producing the protein MKKALITGITGQDGTYLAELLLEKGYEVHGIKRRSSLFNTQRIDHLYEDPHEQNVRFKLHFGDLSDSTNIIRIIQEVQPDEIYNLGAMSHVRVSFDEPEYTAQVDGIGTLRILEAVRLLGLSQKTRIYQASTSELYGGVQGHAQSELTPFYPRSPYAVAKLYGYWITVNYREAYGMYACNGILFNHESPLRGETFVTRKITRAVARIGLGLQEKVFLGNIDSLRDWGHAKDYVEAMWLILQQERAEDFVIATGVTTTIRDFVKMAFAEIGVELAFQGEGVHEKAYVVSARDPDFPVAVGQEVLSIDERYFRPTEVDLLLGDPTKAMTQLQWQPKYDLAGLVKDMMQSDVALFRRDQLLAEQGHLVPNYFE; encoded by the coding sequence ATGAAAAAAGCATTAATTACGGGCATTACGGGCCAGGATGGCACCTACCTGGCCGAACTCTTACTGGAGAAGGGCTACGAAGTGCACGGCATCAAACGCCGGAGCTCGCTGTTCAACACCCAGCGCATCGACCATCTCTACGAGGATCCCCACGAGCAAAACGTGCGCTTCAAGCTGCACTTCGGCGATTTGTCGGACTCGACTAACATCATCCGCATCATCCAGGAGGTGCAGCCCGATGAGATCTACAACCTGGGGGCCATGTCGCACGTGCGGGTGAGCTTCGACGAGCCCGAATACACGGCCCAGGTCGACGGGATCGGCACGCTGCGCATCCTGGAAGCGGTGCGGCTGCTGGGGCTGAGCCAGAAGACGCGCATCTACCAGGCCTCCACCTCGGAGCTCTACGGTGGGGTGCAGGGCCACGCCCAGTCGGAGCTGACGCCGTTCTACCCGCGTTCGCCTTATGCGGTGGCCAAGCTCTACGGCTACTGGATCACGGTCAACTACCGGGAGGCATACGGCATGTATGCCTGCAACGGGATTCTGTTCAACCACGAGTCGCCCTTGCGGGGGGAGACGTTTGTGACCCGCAAGATCACCCGGGCGGTGGCTCGGATTGGCTTGGGTCTGCAGGAGAAGGTGTTTCTGGGCAACATCGATTCGCTGCGGGACTGGGGCCATGCCAAGGACTATGTGGAAGCGATGTGGCTGATCTTGCAGCAGGAGCGGGCCGAGGACTTTGTGATTGCCACGGGGGTGACGACCACCATCCGGGACTTTGTCAAGATGGCTTTTGCCGAAATTGGCGTGGAGCTGGCCTTCCAGGGGGAGGGTGTCCACGAGAAGGCGTACGTGGTCAGTGCCCGTGATCCGGACTTTCCGGTGGCGGTGGGTCAGGAAGTGCTCAGCATCGACGAGCGGTATTTCCGTCCGACGGAGGTGGACTTGTTGTTGGGGGACCCGACCAAGGCTATGACGCAGTTGCAGTGGCAGCCCAAGTATGATCTGGCGGGTCTGGTCAAGGACATGATGCAGTCGGATGTGGCCTTGTTCCGGCGGGATCAGCTGCTGGCTGAGCAAGGTCACCTGGTGCCCAATTACTTTGAATAA
- a CDS encoding UDP-glucose dehydrogenase family protein — protein MKIAVVGTGYVGLVTGTCFAETGNQVTCIDIDQRKVEKLNNGIIPIYEPGLDVLFNRNTAEGRLKFTTNLAEGIEGAEVIFLALPTPPGEDGSADLKYILKVAGDLGQIMKEYAVIVDKSTVPVGTAEKVHEYISLAAQVEFDVVSNPEFLREGVAIEDFMKPDRVVIGTQSERAKAIMTKLYAPLVRQGNPVIFMDERSAEMTKYAANSFLAVKISFMNEIANLCEKVGANVDDIRRGIGTDSRIGKRFLFAGIGYGGSCFPKDVQALAKTSEEYAYDFKILKSVMEVNAQQKTKLLPVINQHFNGDLQGKTIAVWGLAFKPYTDDIREAPALENIQALLAAGAKVTAYDPEAMENVKQVLGNQITYAHTSYAALDDADALVIMTEWPMFRTPEFGKMALLLKNKVIFDGRNLYELDQMKELGYTYYSIGREAIGTDVKQPA, from the coding sequence ATGAAAATTGCAGTTGTAGGAACTGGTTACGTGGGACTCGTGACCGGCACCTGCTTTGCCGAAACCGGCAACCAGGTTACCTGTATTGACATCGACCAACGCAAGGTCGAAAAACTCAACAATGGCATCATCCCCATCTACGAACCCGGTCTGGATGTCCTCTTCAACCGCAACACCGCCGAAGGACGCCTGAAGTTTACGACCAACCTGGCCGAAGGCATCGAAGGCGCCGAGGTCATCTTCCTGGCCCTGCCCACTCCGCCGGGTGAAGACGGATCGGCCGACCTGAAATACATCCTCAAAGTGGCCGGCGATCTGGGCCAGATCATGAAAGAATACGCCGTCATCGTCGACAAGAGCACCGTGCCGGTGGGCACCGCCGAGAAAGTCCACGAGTACATCTCGCTGGCGGCTCAGGTGGAGTTTGATGTGGTGTCCAACCCCGAGTTTCTGCGCGAAGGCGTGGCCATCGAAGACTTCATGAAACCCGACCGCGTGGTGATCGGCACGCAGTCGGAGCGGGCCAAGGCCATCATGACCAAGCTCTACGCTCCGCTGGTGCGCCAGGGCAACCCCGTTATCTTCATGGACGAGCGCTCGGCGGAGATGACCAAGTACGCGGCCAACTCGTTTCTGGCCGTCAAGATCAGCTTCATGAACGAGATTGCCAACCTGTGCGAGAAGGTAGGAGCCAACGTCGATGATATCCGCCGGGGCATCGGCACCGACAGCCGGATCGGCAAGCGGTTTTTGTTTGCCGGCATTGGCTACGGGGGCAGCTGCTTTCCCAAGGACGTGCAGGCGCTGGCCAAGACCTCTGAGGAGTACGCCTACGACTTCAAGATCCTCAAGTCGGTCATGGAGGTCAACGCTCAGCAGAAGACCAAGCTGTTGCCGGTGATCAACCAGCACTTCAACGGGGATCTGCAGGGCAAGACGATTGCGGTGTGGGGGCTGGCCTTCAAGCCCTACACGGATGACATCCGGGAGGCCCCGGCCCTGGAGAACATCCAGGCGCTGCTGGCGGCCGGAGCCAAGGTGACGGCCTATGATCCGGAAGCCATGGAGAACGTCAAGCAGGTGCTGGGCAACCAGATCACCTATGCCCACACCTCGTATGCGGCCCTGGACGATGCCGATGCGCTGGTGATCATGACCGAGTGGCCGATGTTCCGCACGCCGGAGTTTGGCAAGATGGCTTTGCTGTTGAAGAACAAGGTGATCTTCGATGGTCGCAACCTCTACGAGCTGGATCAGATGAAGGAGTTGGGTTACACCTACTACAGCATCGGACGGGAAGCCATCGGTACGGATGTGAAGCAACCCGCCTAA
- a CDS encoding PD-(D/E)XK nuclease-like domain-containing protein, which produces MKSNSVMITELIDYRSIPRVSNSDLTRLKEEFLGTNRFIGQRALQFGRAFHSHLLEPESVGGIIEQLLPDLKPVESGRLEHLTEQVRRDSFCRRYLRKSERERVVLFTDPLTELACKARLDMVYTSPKSRHALILDFKTTSARTQSQFLQSCYDYDYDRQAAFYIDGLRHADSREWDQTRQIRFILIGVQKQKPHRLFAIDATSIPDFVEYGRKKYRFWLRKWNEQQQVNATPWLRQAS; this is translated from the coding sequence ATGAAATCCAATTCCGTTATGATTACCGAACTCATTGACTATCGTTCCATTCCGCGCGTTTCAAATTCTGATTTAACCCGCCTGAAAGAAGAGTTTCTGGGAACCAACCGGTTCATTGGGCAACGGGCTCTGCAGTTTGGGCGAGCCTTTCATTCGCATCTGCTGGAACCCGAAAGCGTGGGCGGAATTATCGAGCAGCTTCTGCCCGATCTCAAACCGGTTGAATCAGGGCGGCTGGAGCACCTGACGGAGCAGGTCCGGCGGGATTCGTTCTGTCGTCGCTACCTCCGGAAATCGGAGCGGGAACGAGTGGTTCTGTTTACCGATCCGCTGACGGAACTGGCCTGCAAAGCGCGGCTGGATATGGTATATACCAGCCCGAAAAGCCGTCATGCGCTGATTCTGGATTTTAAAACCACGTCGGCCCGGACGCAAAGCCAGTTTTTGCAGAGTTGTTACGATTACGATTACGACCGACAGGCGGCTTTCTACATCGATGGCCTGCGCCACGCCGATAGCCGGGAGTGGGATCAAACCCGGCAGATTCGGTTTATTCTCATCGGCGTTCAGAAACAGAAACCGCACCGGCTTTTCGCCATCGACGCAACGTCGATTCCAGACTTTGTGGAGTACGGCCGAAAAAAATACCGTTTCTGGCTGCGCAAATGGAACGAACAACAGCAGGTAAATGCCACGCCCTGGCTACGGCAGGCATCTTAA
- a CDS encoding capsule assembly Wzi family protein, whose protein sequence is MPFWFRVNQFGVVPFNAPVGIIRLASAGTIHKDTVCESWLIKYGIELAGNVGAVNRAIFPEAFIKVDKAHWELVVGRRRRIFGLADSTLSSGSYSWSSNALPISKIEFGTQDFVPIHFTKGLIAINAFFAHGWFTNTDSIKRSFLHQKALYGRIGKPNWKVKFYGGILHNVQWGGRSRYLGAGSSVNGQLPSSFRDFLHVIISKQPSQTSQVSFHDRVNQFGNHVGSLDIGAEIKSKPLTVLLYHQHPFEDKSGIALMNLPDGLYGIQFKRRSITSKYAFKINKLLIEYLTTMNQSGHTMETKYAQYQGIDDYFNNFQYKDGWTHSGSILGTPFISRQQEVESIWQNRPGKYRLTVVNNRVKVFYLGMEGELGSNLSFQTRLSLSQNYGTYRNPFGRSVNQFSGVASLLWNTNWLRGTELISSVSLDNGNLYKNSLGVWISFKKHLDL, encoded by the coding sequence ATGCCTTTCTGGTTTAGGGTTAATCAATTTGGAGTCGTACCTTTCAATGCACCAGTTGGAATTATTAGATTGGCAAGTGCAGGGACCATTCATAAGGATACTGTGTGCGAAAGTTGGCTCATTAAATACGGTATCGAATTAGCCGGTAATGTGGGAGCAGTAAACAGAGCTATATTTCCAGAAGCTTTTATAAAAGTTGATAAAGCACATTGGGAATTAGTTGTTGGTCGTAGAAGAAGGATATTTGGTCTGGCTGATAGTACACTTTCAAGTGGATCTTACTCATGGTCGAGTAATGCCTTGCCCATTTCTAAAATCGAATTTGGTACACAAGATTTCGTTCCCATACACTTTACGAAAGGTCTAATTGCCATCAATGCATTCTTTGCACATGGTTGGTTTACCAATACTGATTCAATAAAAAGATCTTTCTTACATCAGAAAGCTTTATACGGGCGAATAGGAAAGCCAAATTGGAAAGTTAAATTTTATGGAGGTATTTTGCACAATGTACAATGGGGAGGAAGGTCTCGATATTTGGGTGCAGGAAGTTCCGTTAATGGCCAGTTGCCATCGTCATTCAGAGACTTCCTTCATGTAATTATATCCAAGCAGCCTAGCCAGACCAGCCAAGTATCCTTCCATGATAGAGTTAATCAGTTCGGGAACCATGTTGGCTCTTTGGATATAGGAGCTGAAATAAAGAGTAAGCCATTGACTGTTTTACTTTATCATCAACATCCTTTTGAAGATAAGTCAGGGATTGCTTTGATGAATTTACCGGATGGTTTATATGGCATCCAGTTTAAACGTAGATCCATTACTTCTAAATATGCCTTCAAAATAAATAAGTTATTAATTGAATATTTGACCACTATGAATCAAAGCGGTCATACAATGGAGACAAAGTATGCACAATACCAGGGTATAGATGATTATTTTAATAATTTTCAATACAAAGATGGATGGACACACTCAGGATCTATCTTAGGGACTCCATTCATTAGCCGCCAGCAGGAAGTGGAATCTATTTGGCAAAATAGGCCAGGTAAGTACAGATTAACTGTTGTTAACAATCGAGTAAAAGTTTTTTACTTAGGTATGGAAGGGGAGTTAGGATCAAATTTAAGCTTCCAAACTCGTTTGTCATTGAGTCAAAATTATGGGACTTACCGAAACCCATTTGGCAGGTCTGTCAATCAGTTTTCAGGGGTAGCTTCATTATTGTGGAATACAAATTGGCTAAGAGGAACAGAGCTAATAAGCTCCGTCTCACTTGATAACGGGAATTTGTATAAAAATTCTTTAGGAGTGTGGATAAGTTTTAAAAAGCACTTGGACCTTTAA
- a CDS encoding NAD-dependent epimerase/dehydratase family protein yields MKRFIVTGGAGFIGSHLCEALLAEAGNEVICIDNFDPYYDRRIKEGNLSVVRKKTNFSLIEGNINDQDFLDDLFKNNRIDVVFHLAAKAGVRPSIQCPNEYYEANINGTQNVINAMVKHNVNRLIFASSSSVYGSNSKVPFSESDPVELPISPYAASKRAGELVCYVAHHLYNLNVACIRFFTVYGPRQRPEMAIHKFTNMIDNGLPIPAFGDGSTERDYTYIDDIIQGLVNVSKKEFKYEILNLGESETTKLKDLIYYIEKSLRKEAKINWMPSQMGDVDKTYADISRAAELFDYRPNTKVKDGISKFVEWYLENKKKNVAEAVF; encoded by the coding sequence ATGAAACGTTTTATTGTTACAGGTGGAGCTGGGTTTATTGGCTCTCATCTTTGTGAAGCTTTGCTTGCCGAGGCTGGTAATGAAGTAATATGTATCGATAACTTTGATCCATACTATGATAGGAGAATTAAGGAAGGAAATTTGTCGGTTGTCAGAAAAAAAACAAATTTTTCTTTGATAGAGGGTAATATAAATGACCAAGACTTTTTAGATGACCTTTTTAAAAATAATAGGATAGATGTCGTATTTCATCTAGCAGCTAAAGCTGGAGTGAGACCATCAATACAGTGCCCTAATGAATACTATGAAGCAAACATCAATGGCACTCAAAATGTTATCAATGCAATGGTGAAGCATAATGTTAATCGGCTAATATTTGCATCTTCTTCATCAGTATATGGAAGCAATAGTAAAGTTCCTTTTAGCGAATCTGATCCGGTGGAATTGCCTATTTCTCCTTACGCAGCAAGTAAAAGAGCTGGTGAATTAGTATGCTATGTCGCTCACCACCTCTATAACTTAAATGTAGCTTGTATTAGATTCTTCACTGTTTATGGTCCTAGACAACGTCCAGAAATGGCTATTCATAAATTTACGAATATGATAGATAACGGATTGCCAATTCCAGCCTTCGGTGATGGAAGCACAGAACGAGATTATACATATATAGATGATATAATACAGGGGTTGGTTAATGTTTCAAAGAAAGAATTTAAGTACGAGATTTTAAATTTAGGTGAGTCTGAAACTACTAAGCTTAAAGATTTGATTTATTATATTGAAAAGAGCCTTAGAAAAGAGGCTAAAATAAATTGGATGCCTTCTCAGATGGGTGATGTAGACAAAACCTATGCAGATATCTCTAGAGCGGCTGAGTTGTTCGACTATCGTCCTAATACAAAGGTCAAGGATGGGATTAGCAAATTTGTTGAGTGGTATTTAGAGAATAAGAAGAAAAATGTTGCGGAGGCTGTTTTCTAA
- a CDS encoding helix-turn-helix domain-containing protein, whose product MPIGDRLQQLIDALNISALEFARQLGEKRGEKIYHILHGRLKPRYETLEKILQTYPDLNADWLLRGEGLMFRTLPQTPLSALTLDDRLRNMEFLLFQLNERVALLQQTNDLLQQELEQVVSQHKVINLSYVNHRSDLPTEG is encoded by the coding sequence ATGCCTATTGGTGACCGCTTACAACAGTTGATTGATGCGCTAAATATCAGTGCACTGGAGTTTGCCCGGCAGCTAGGCGAAAAACGGGGTGAGAAAATATACCATATTCTGCATGGACGTCTGAAGCCGCGTTACGAGACCTTAGAGAAAATACTGCAAACGTACCCCGACCTGAATGCCGACTGGTTGCTGCGGGGAGAAGGACTCATGTTTCGCACGTTGCCGCAAACGCCCCTGTCAGCTCTTACGTTGGACGACCGGCTTCGAAATATGGAGTTTCTTTTGTTTCAGTTAAACGAACGTGTAGCTTTGTTACAGCAAACCAACGACTTACTTCAGCAGGAGCTCGAGCAGGTCGTTAGTCAACATAAAGTCATCAATCTTTCATACGTTAATCACCGGTCGGATTTGCCCACAGAAGGCTGA
- a CDS encoding tyrosine-protein phosphatase, producing MASFESMFSFFKRRPEKATVSDFGFLGVDIHSHLIPGIDDGVPDLETALTCLRSFESLGYKKVITTPHIIRDYYPNNSDIIRRGLDELRHAMAETDLTIQVEAAAEYLIDDYFVTQLQANNLMTFGPNYVLVELSFAIAPMNLDDIIFQIQTRGYQPILAHPERYSYFKDQPERFHKLKEQGCMLQLNLLSLVGQYGGRAQQQAKQLLDESLIDFVGSDLHRIRDGEKLGQLLQSKELALIQSHTFMNSSLL from the coding sequence ATGGCTTCCTTTGAATCTATGTTCTCATTTTTTAAGCGTCGGCCGGAAAAGGCCACAGTTTCGGATTTCGGATTTCTGGGGGTTGATATTCACTCGCATCTCATTCCCGGGATTGATGACGGCGTTCCCGACCTCGAAACTGCTCTGACCTGTTTACGGTCTTTTGAAAGCCTGGGATATAAAAAGGTGATTACGACACCGCACATTATCCGTGATTACTATCCCAACAATAGCGATATCATCCGGCGTGGTTTGGACGAACTCCGTCATGCCATGGCCGAAACCGATCTGACCATTCAGGTTGAAGCGGCTGCCGAGTACCTAATTGACGATTATTTTGTAACGCAGCTTCAGGCTAACAACCTAATGACGTTTGGCCCAAATTATGTGCTGGTCGAATTATCGTTTGCCATTGCGCCAATGAACTTAGACGATATCATCTTTCAGATTCAGACAAGAGGTTACCAGCCCATTCTGGCGCATCCCGAACGATACTCATACTTCAAAGACCAGCCTGAGCGTTTCCATAAGCTGAAGGAACAGGGTTGCATGTTGCAGCTAAACCTTTTGTCACTGGTTGGCCAATATGGAGGCCGGGCGCAGCAGCAGGCTAAGCAGTTGCTGGACGAATCGCTGATCGATTTTGTTGGTTCGGATTTGCACCGAATTCGGGATGGAGAGAAGTTAGGGCAACTGCTGCAATCCAAAGAACTAGCTTTGATACAATCGCATACCTTTATGAATTCCTCGTTGCTTTAA